The Streptomyces sp. NBC_01298 genome contains the following window.
GGGCGCCGGGACCTGGCCGACTGCCTGCGCATGCTGGCCTCGGAGCTCCTCGAACGCGGCCCCGGGTCCCAGACCCTCATCGATCGGCTGGTCGATGTGCTGCTGGTGCACATCGTCCGGCAGTGGCTCACCTCCCACGACGACGCGGGGGCCTCCTGGCTGCGCGGCCTGCGCGATCCCGAGGTGGCCGCGACGATCACTCTCATGCATGAGCAGCCGGCCCACTCCTGGACCATCGAGGAGCTCGCCCGGCGCGGCGGCGTCTCCCGCGCCACCCTGATCCGGCGGTTCACCGCACTGGTCGGCGAACCACCCCAGTCCTACCTCACCCGCTGGCGGATGGAACTGGCCGCCCGGAGCCTGCGCGAAGGCCGTGAGCCGCTGAGCGCCATCGCCGGAAGTATCGGCTACACCAGCGAGTTCGCGTTCTCCCGAGCCTTCACCCGGGCCCGCGGCGAGTCCCCCGGCCGCTACCGCTCCGCACATCGTGCAGGGCTGCCGCAGCCGTAACCGCCACGAGGTCGCTGGGCCCCGGCGGTGTCAACGGCTTGACGACCTAGGACGGCTGACCTACGTTGCGGCTTACGAGATCGGAAAGAGACCACCATGGCTGCTGTGGCGACCCGCGAACAGATCGTGGCAGCGGCCGACCGGCTGTTCTACCACCACGGCTACGAGCACACCTCGTTCGCGGACATCGCCGGAGCCGTCGGCCTGTCGCGGGGCAACTTCTACTACCACTTCAAGTCCAAGGACGCGATCCTGGACGCGGTGATCGACGCCCGCCTCGCCGACACCCGGCGGATGCTGGATCAGTGGGAGGCAGAAGCGCCCACCCCGGCCGGCCGCATCATGCGATACGTCGAGATCGTGCTGACCAACCGCGCCGACATCCTGGACTACGGCTGCCCCGTGGGCACCTTGACCACGGAGCTGGCCAAGCTGGAACACGCCATGCTCGGCCAGGCCGGTCGGCTGTTCACCCTGTTCCGCACCTGGCTCCGCGAGCAGTTCGCGCTGCTCGGCCCGGCCGAGCAGGCCGACGAGCTGGCGATGCACGTGCTCGCCTTCAGCCAGGGCGTCGCCGTCATGGCCAACGCATTCCACGACGAGGCATTCATCCAACGCGAAGTCGACCGGATGCGCGACTGGCTGCATACCTACGAGAAATGAGAGATCACATGTTCGTGGTCCTGCTTCGGTTCTCCGACAACAAGGCCGCCGCCGGCCAGCACATGGCCGGCCACCAGGAGTGGATCCAGCGCGGACTGGAGGACGGGGTCTTCCTCCTGGTCGGCGGCATCCAGCCCGGCCTCGGCGGCGCGGTCCTCGCCCACAACACCTCGCCCGAGGAGCTGAGCAAGCGCGTCGACGAGGACCCGTTCGTCGCACAGGACGTCGTCACGGCAGAGATCATCGAGATCGCACCGGGCATGGCGGACGAGCGCCTGAGCTTCCTGCTGTGACGACACCGCTCTTCGGCCCCGACTGCGCACCGCGCTGCGCCTGGAGCACGGCCGCCCCCGAATTCCTCGCTCACCACGACACCGAGTGAGGCTTCCCCACCGCTGACGACCGGCGCCTGGGCATCCCCGCGATGCCCAGGCCCACTCCCCCGTAGCGGGCCTCTCGACGGTGGCTCCGTCGCCTCAGCCGGCGATCTCGATCTTCCCGTTGGGTGCGGGGGACTCCGGTACGGCGGAGGCCTTCGGGGCGGTGAGGCCCTTCAGGAGCTGGGCCAGGTCGACGCCGGTGGTGGAGCTCAGGAGCTCCATGCCCTGGGCGACGTTGTCGGTGACCGTGCGGGAGAGCCTGCTCGCGCCGTCGGTGGAGATGACGGTCATCTTGTCGATGGCGGAGAGCGGTTCGGCGGCCTTGGCCACGACCTGCGGGAGCGCCTCGACCATCATCTGGATCATCGCCGCGTCGCCGTACGTCTCGAAGGCCTCCGCCTTCTTCCGCATGGCCTCGGCCTCGGCCGATCCCCTGGCCAGGATGGCCGCGGCCTCCGCGTCGCCCTCCAGGCGCACGGCCTCCGCGATCGCGGCGCGGCGGGCGCGTTCGGCCTCGCCGCGCTTGGCACCTTCGATGGCCTCGGCCTCGGCCAGGGCGGAGCGGCGCTGCTTCTCACCCTCACCAGTCAGGCGGGCTCGTTCGGCTTCACCCTGGGCGGCGGCGATGGCCGCGAGACGCTCGGCCTCGGCCTGCTTGACGCGGGCGACCCGGAGCGCTTCGGCTTCCTGTTCCGCCTGGTAGCGGCGGGCGTCGGCGGGCTTGCGGACCTGCGTGTCGAGCTGGCGGTCGGTCAGGGCGGCCTGGCGCTCGGCGACCTTCTCCTGCTCGGCCAGGATCTGCTGCTGCCGGTCGGCGTCGGCCAGGGGACCGGCGGCGTTGGCCTGGGCCGCGGCCGCGTCGGTCTCGGCCTTGATCTCCGCTTGGCGCAGGTAGAGGGTGCGCTCGGCGACCGCGATCTCCTCCTCCGCCTTCAGGCGGGCCTGCTCGGCGGCCCGGCGGGAGTTGGCCTCGGCGATGTCGGCTTCCTGCTTGGCGCGGGCGGCCTCGGGACGGCCGAGGTCTTCGAGGTAGGAGCCCTCGGTGGTGATGTCCTGGATCTGGAAGGCGTCCAGGACCAGGCCCTGCCCGGACAGGCTGGCCTCCGCCTCCTCGGCGACCTGCCCTGCGAAGGCGGCGCGGTCCCGGATGATGTCCTCCACCGACATGCGGCCCACGATGGCGCGCAGGGCGCCGGAGAGCACCTCCTGGGTGAAGCCGACGATGCCGTCCTGCTGCTGGAGGAAGCGCTGGGCGGCGGCCCGGATGGCGTCCTCGTTGCCGCCGACCTTGACGATGGCGACGCCTTCGAGGTTGGCCTTGATGCCGCGCAGCGTGACCGCGCCGCGGACGGCGATGGGGATGTGGCGGCTGGAGAGGTCGAGGGTGTAGCGCTGCTGGACGAAGGGGACGACGAAGACCCCGCCGCCGACCACGACCTTCTGGCCCGTGTTGTCGGTCGACGTCCGGCCGGTCTCGGGGTCGGTGGACTTCTTGCCGCGCCGGCCGGTGATGATGAACGCCTCGCTGGGCCCCGCGACCTTGTAGCGCGTGACGACGACCAGGGCGAGCAGGACGAGGAGTACGACGACTCCCACGACCGAGATGACGACTGGACTCATGGTGGATCCCCCCTGCCTCCCTCGTGGGGGCAGATCGGTGATGGATGAACTGTGAACGGGGCGGGTGGGGTGCTTCAGCGCTCGACGGGGTGGACGCTGACGGAGGTGGACGACGGGGCCGCCGTCACCCACACCTCCGCGCCACGGGCCAGCGGGCCCTCGGCGGTCGCGGAGAACTTCACGGGCTGCCCGGCCAGCCGGAGCAGGACCTCGCCGTAGCCGGACTCCGGGATCGCGGTGACCACGGTCCCGGTCGAGCCGATGAGGGCGTCGTGGTGCGGGGCGGCCCCGCTGCGATCGCGCATCAGGGCGCAGCTCAGGCGGTACGTCGCCCAGCCCGCTCCGGCGCCGGCGAGCGTGCCCGCGGCGGTCGCCGGGACCGGCCCCAGGTCAGTGGACCCGAGCACGATCGCCCCTGTGAAGCCGAGCATCGATGTGAAGCCCGCGAGCACGGGGAGGGACAGCCAGCCGTCGAACAGTCCGTCGAGCGCGCCGTCGAAGAGACCTTCCAGCACGCCGTCGAGGACCAGGGACAGGGCCAGCAGCACAATCCCCGCAATGCCGAGACCGAGAAACAAACCCATGAGCGCCTCCCCGCCCGAGTGGCATTTCCGCCGGACACCGGCATCATGTCACCGGAGGGGCACTCCACATATTGCCGGTCGTCGGCAATCTTTACGCCTCTTTAACGTACATCGCCTGCGCGCCGGACCGGCTCCGTCAGCGGCGCCTGACGCCCGAGCCCAGCATCACGAGGCCGGTGGTGAGCAAGGCGAGGCCGCTGGCCAGCGCAGGGAATCCGCGCTCATGCACGGAATACAGCACGCCGCCCGCTGATGCGGTGAGGCTGCCGGCGACCACCAGGGCAAGGGCAATACGGAACTCCGTGACGTTGCGGCGCACCCAGGAGAAGAATCCATTACCGGGCATTGGTGGTCAGCCCCCGTTGTGCAGCCCGTGCGGCCCGGACGAGGAGCGCGACCGCCGCCGCACTGAATGCGAGACCAGCAGCCATGCAAACAGTCACCACGCCCGGAGCCGCACCGAGCATCCGCGGAACAGCATTGAGGGGCGCATTGGCATAGAGGCACACCAGAGCCCCGGCGTACGGGACCACCGCGGCCCGTGAAGCCAGCTTCGGCGGGGTCCAGCCGGCCAACATCGCGACAGCGGGCGGAAGCATGAGCAGCGTCGCGGCCGCGAGCGCGAGGGCGTGGTACGCCGGGTTTCCGTCCATTGGTGCCTCTCTGCTGCGAACACCCACCATAGGGACGGTTCGCGTGTTGCGTTCATGCCGGGGCCCGGCAGTGTCCGGCCTGCGGGATTGCTGCGGGAAACCCGTTAAAGATACGTAAGGAATGTATAAAGTAGCCGGTGGTGTGCCGGGAAGCCTGGTCGGCGAACAGGGGAAAACTCTCTTCGTCGATCGGGGCTTGACGCCATGGTGCTCGTCGCCGTCTTCGGTGCTTCTTTGCTGATCGCCGTCCTGCTGTCCGGGCTCGCGGCCCGTACCGTCCTTTCGACCTCCCTCCTCTTCCTGCTGGGCGGGGCTCTGGTCAGTGACGGATTCCTCGGGCTCGTCCACATCACCGCCGACAGCGAGATCGTCGCCGTCACCGCCGATCTGGCCTTGTTCGCCGTGCTGTTCACCGACGGAATGCACGTCTCGCTGCCCAAGCTGCGCCGGAACTGGAAGAACCCGGCGCGCGCACTGGGGCTGGGGATGCCCCTCGCCATGGCCGGCATGGCCCTGATCACCCACTACCTGGTGGGCCTGGACTGGACGACCTCGTTCCTGGTCGGTGCCGTGCTCGCGCCCACCGATCCGGTGTTCGCCTCCGCGATCGTGGGCCGTAAGGAGGTCCCGGCGAAGCTGCGGCAGTTGCTGAACGTCGAGAGCGGCATCAACGACGGGCTCGCGCTGCCCGTGGTGCTGATCCTGATCGCCGCCGCCGGCCCCACGTCCGGACAGGCGCAGGTCTCTGTGGGCACGATCGGCCTGGAGCTCGGGCTGGGGCTCGTCTTCGGCATCGTGCTGCCGCTCGCGATCGCGGGACTGGTTCGGCTGCGGCTGCTGGGGGCGGAGCCCAAGCTCCAGCCGCTGCTGCCGCTGGCGACCGGGATCATCCTCTACGGGCTGTGCCACCTGACCGACGCCAACCCGTACCTGGCCGCCTTCTCCGCGGGCGCCGTGCTGGCCTCGGTGTCACCCGCGGCGAAGACGGTCTTCGAGCCGCTCGGCGAGGCGCTCTCGGAGCTCGCGAAGTTCGCCGCGCTGCTCGTCTTCGGCGCGCTGCTGACCCCCGCGTTGTTCGGCGACCTTTCGGGGGGCGGGTACGTGGCGGTGGTGCTGGCGATCGTGCTGATCCGGCCCGCTTCGTTCCTGGTGTCGCTGCTGGGGGCGCGGATCGAGCGGCGGGAGAAGCTGGTCGCGGCCTGGTTCGGGCCGAAGGGCTTCGCGTCCGTCGTGTACGGATTGCTGGTGCTCCAGGCCGGCATCCCACGAGGCGAGGAGGCGTACACATTGATCGCCGTCTGCATCGCCTTCTCGATCATCGCCCACAGCAGCACCGACGTACCGATCGCCCGCCTGTTCCACGTGGACGACCTCGCGGGCATCCCCACCGGCCTAGACGCTCCGCAGCCCTCCGTTCCCTCCGTTCCCGCCCCGAGCAGTGCACCCGACCAGGAGAAGCACCATGCCAGCCCGTGAACTCGCCGAGCCCTACCCGCACGTGACCATCGACGACACGGCCGTCGACGCGGTCCGGCTGCTGGCCGAGCAGAACCTGCCCGCGCTCCTGGTCCTCGACACGGACGGCGCCCCGTACGCCGTGGTCCCCGGCTCCCAGCTCGTACGGCAGTTGGTACCCGAGTACGTGATGGAGGACCCGCTGCTGGCAGCCGTCATCGACGACCGGCACGCCGAAGCCCTCGCCGACGACCTCGCGGGCAAGACGGTCGCCGAGTGGCTGCCCCGCCGTACGTTCAAGCCGCCCTACGTCGGACCGGACGCGGGGGCCCTGCAGATCGCGGCCGTCATGGCCCGTTCCCATGTCCCGCTCGTGGCGGTCCTCGAGCGGGACGGCAAGGAGAGCCGGCTCCTCGGGGTGGTCACCGCCGCCGCGCTGATGCGGCACCTGCTCGCGTCGGGCGGGCAGGCGTGAGCGACTGGCACAGCTGGGCCGCGGTCGCCGTCTTCGCCGGCGCCTACATCCTCATCATCAGCGAATGGGTCCACCGCGTCGCCGCGGCACTCGGCGGCGCGGGGCTGATGCTCGCCATCGGGGCGACCGACGACAACGCGGCCTTCCACTCCGACAAGACCGGCATCGACTGGAACGTCATCTTCCTGCTGCTCGGCATGATGATGATCGTCGGCGTCCTGAAGCGGACCGGGCTCTTCGAGTACCTGGCGATCTGGTCCGTGAAGAAGGCGAGGGCACGGCCCTTCCGGGTGATGGCCATGCTCGTGGTCATCACCGCGGTCGCCTCGGCGCTGCTGGACAACGTCACCACCGTGCTGCTCGTCGCCCCCGTGACACTCCTGGTCTGCGACCGGCTGAAGCTGTCCCCCGTCCCGTTCCTGCTCGCCGAGGTGTTCGCCTCCAACATCGGCGGCACCGCCACCCTGGTCGGAGATCCGCCCAACATCATCATCGCCAGCCGGGCCGGGCTCACCTTCAACGACTTCCTGATCCACCTCGCCCCGCTGGCCGCGGTCCTGACCGTGGTCCTGGTGCTGCTGTGCCGGGTGATGTTCGCCGAGTACTTCGTCTACGACGAGAAGCGCGCCGCCGAGCTGATGGAACTGCGCGAGCGCGAGGCGATCACCGAACCACGACTGCTCGTCCAGGGCTTGGGTGTCCTCGCCCTGGTCGTCGCCGGATTCGTCCTCCACCCCGTGCTGCACTACGAGCCCAGCGTCGTCGCCCTCCTCGGCGCCGGCCTGCTCGTCGCGATCTCCAAGGTGGAGACCGGTGAGGTGCTGGGCGAGGTCGAGTGGCCCACCCTCGCCTTCTTCGCGGGCCTGTTCGTCATGGTCGGCGCCCTCATCGAGACCGGCGTCATCGGCGACCTGGCCGGCTCCCTCGCGGACGCCATCGGCGGGAACGAACTCGGCGGCTCCATGCTGCTGCTGGGCGGCTCCGCCATCCTGTCCGGGATCGTGGACAACATCCCCTACGTCGCCACCATGGCACCCATCACCAGCGAACTCGTCACCAACATGGGCGGCAACCCCGACCACGTCATGTGGTGGGCCCTCGCGCTGGGCGCCGACCTCGGCGGCAACGCCACCGCCATCGGCGCCTCCGCCAACGTCGTCGTCCTCGGCATCGCCGAACGCAACCGCCACCCCATCAGCTTCTGGCAGTTCACCAAGTACGGCCTGATCGTCACCGCCGTCACGATCGCCGTCTCGGCCCTCTACCTGTGGCTGCGCTACTTCGCCCTCGCGTAGATCAGGCCTCGCCGTCCGGCCAGCCCAGCAGGCGGGCCCCGATCACCGCGGTCTGGAGCGTGTAGCGGTTCAGCGGGTCGGCCGGATCGGCGCCGGTCCGGGTGTGGATGCGGTCCAGCCGGTACGTGAGCGCCCGCACGCTGAGGGAGAGGCGTCGGGCCGCCTCTGTCGACACACAGCCGCTGTCGAAGTACGCGTTGAGGGTGTCGAGCAGCGGCCGAGCGCCGCCCCGGGCCTCGCGGAGGGGGCCGAGGGTGCTCTCGACCAAGTCGGCCATGGCCTGCCGGTCACGCGTCAGCACCGGGAAGACGAGCAGGTCGGCGGCATGGAGCACCGGCCCTTCCAGGCCCATCCGCCGGGCGAGGTCGAGCGCGTTCAGGGCCTCCTCGTAGGAGTGGACGACCCCGCCCGCTCCCGGGTGTGGCCGGCCGATCGCGACGCGGCCCCCGTCCGTGGCCGCGTACGCCCGCTTGGCGAAGTAGGCCAGTACGTCGGGCTGGTCGCCGGGGGCCACGCAGATCAGCCGACCGTCCTTCGTGGTCAGCAGGATCTGCCGGCCCGGGAATCGGGCCAGGACCGCGGACTCGATGCCGCGAGCCACCGGGTAGCCGTCGCCGTAGGGCTCGGGGCCGGTGGCCACCGCGACGCCGTGGGACTGCGAGAGGCGCAGCCCGAAGCGTTCGGCACGCTCCGCCAGCCGACCCAGGTCGCTGCCCCCGTAGAGGAGGTCGTCGATGAACTCACGGCGCGCCGCCTCCTCCTGGCGCACGGCCTGCTGCTGGGCCCGTTCGTACCCCTCGACGAAGGCGTCCACCGCCTGCTCGACGGCCGCCAGGAGCGGGCCCGGCTCGGGAAGGGGCCGTACGGCCTGGGCTGCGGCAAGGTGATCGCGTATCAGGGCACGGAGCGGGAGTCCGGCTTCCGCCGCCCGCTCCCCTTCCGCACGGCGTGATTCCAGCTCGTCGCGGGTCAACCGGCGGCCCGTGGCGCAGGCGTGCAAGAGCGTCTCGGCATACCCCGCGAGATGGTTCTCCGGCGTCTGTGACTCCACCACGGTCTTCCCCCGATCCTGACGCGCCCGTGACGCGTTCTTGATGCGGGGACAAGGGTGACACGTACCCGGCGGGCTCTTCACGACCGGCATCAGGACGGCGTAAAGATTGCCGGTGACCGGCAATGCGCATCGACGCACCACTCGGAGAGAATCAGGGCACGGGGGATGGCCAGCGCGGCCCGGATGCCGAACCGCGGAAGCGGGGGGGGCGGTATCCGGGCGGCGCTGGGTTTACACGGTCGCGAGGGCCGCCGCGCCGAAGGAGACGTCGAAGCGGTCGCACCAGATGGTGACGCTGCTGTAGTCGGCCAGGTTCACGTCGGCGGGGATCTCGTAGTTCTGGTCGCCCTTGTTGCCCTTGAGCTTGCCCAGACTCACGTGCTTGCCGTCGTCGAAGACGGACCAGCCCGCCTCGCCCTCCTTCACCGGGGCGTCGGTGAGCCAGACGCGGAGGTCCGGGCCGTTGCTGGTGTCGAGGTTCTCCAGCCGGAGGGTGCGGGAGCCGTCGGGGAGCCGGATCAGCTTCGCCGTGCCCGTGGTGGTGTGCTCGTGGCTGATCAGCGCGCCCTGGGCCAAGGTCTGCGGGCCGGCCGGAGCGCTCGGGGCCGCCGATGGGGTCGTGGGTGAGGGCGTTGTCCCGGGTGCGGGGGCGGAGGGAGCTGCCGCCGGGAGGGCCTCGTGGACGGTCGCGTCCTGCCACAGCTTCCACGGCTGGAACCAGTACAGGCCTACGCCCAGCATCAGCGTCGCCGCGACCATCACTCCGGCCCACAGTCGGCCGCGTCGCTTCGTTTCCGTCACCGGTAATGCCTCTCGTCGTTGGTCCGTCGCCCGTATTCAACGCGACCGGATCGCAGCCTCACCAGGTCCGGCCCGGTGACGAAAGGCTTACGGCTGCCCCGCGGACCTTGCGGTCACTGCTTCCTGGAGGAGACCCACACCGCTGCCGCGACCGCCAGGGCGAGTGCCCCGAGGGCCAGGACCGCCGGGCCGGGTCCCGGGTGCAGGTACAGCACCGCGCCAGCGGCGGTGAGCACCGCGCCGAAGGCGAAGAGCGGCGAGACCGGCCCGGTCCGGGAACGGCGGGTCATGGGGAGTCTCCTGGCGGGGAGGGAGAGGTGGTGGCCCCAGCCTCCCATGCGGCGGGGCGGGGGTACAGAACCCCCGCCCGCCATTCAGGTCACAGGGTGCGGAGCTTGTTACTGAAGACCTGGCCGGCGACGTTGTCGCCGAGGGTCAGGCCGTCGGTGGCGTCCCACGGGTAGTGGACGCCGAGCCAGACGCGGCTGTCTGCGTCCTCCTTGGCGGCGGCGCTGAAGCTGGTGAAGTGGCGGCTCTTGACCGGGGCCTGCGGTTCGTCGGTGGTGAGGTCGAAGGCGATGCTGTCGCTGCCGGAGTAGCGCTTCATCACTCCCGACGAGAGCGAAGAGCCGGGCGTTGGCGTACGTGCCCAGGCCGCGGGCCTTGGAGACCTCGCGGGTGGCGGAGGTCGGGGCGGTCGCGCCGGCGGCCTCGCCCTCGCCGTTCTCGCGCCCCCGCGCTCTCCCTCCGGGAGCCAAGCGCCGTCTGAACGCCGCCCTGGAGACAAGGGCGCCCGTCCCCGGGCCCTGCCTGCGTGTAGCCCGACAAGCGGACTATGGCGCCGTCGGGGTGGTCTTCGCCGGCTCGCCCCGTCCATGAGACCGCCCGCCGCGAACCCCGTCCGGATCCCGTGCCCATCCCGGACGGGACGAATCTCAGTCGGGGAGCATCATGCGTACGCGCAAGAGCACCATCGCCCTCTCGGTCGCCGTGGCCGCGGCCCTGTCCACACCCGTCCTGGCCTCGGCCGACGGCGACATGCACGGCATGGACCGGATGGACCACAAGTCGCTCACCGCGATCGGGCTGACCTCCGACCAGCGACTGGTGGAGTTCATGGTCGACCGGCCCGCGAAGACCATGTCGATCGGCAAGGTGTCCGGCCTCAAGGGCGACACCAAGATCGTCGGCATCGACTTCCGCGTGCAGAACGAGAAGCTCTACGGCGTCGGTGACAAGGGCGGCGTCTACACGCTCAGCACCGGCAACGCCAAGGCCATGAAGGTCTCCCAGCTCACCGTCGCCCTCGCCGGGGCCCGGTTCGGCGTGGACTTCAACCCCGCCGCCAACCGGCTGCGCGTGATCAGCGACACCGGGCAGAACCTGCGCCACAACATCGACGACAACGCCGCCCCGCTGACCACCACCGTCGACGGCCCCCTCACCAACCCGACGACGCCTCCCTCGACCGCCATGGGCGTCACCGGAGCCGCGTACACGAACAACGACCTCAACGCGGCCACCGCCACCTCGCTGTTCGACATCGACACCACGGCCGACCGCGTCTCCCTCCAGTCCCCCGCCAACGCCGGCACGCTCGCCCCGACCGGCACCTTCGGGGTCAACGCCGGCCCCGACGCAGGCTTCGACATCTACTTCGCCCCCAAGCAAGGCACCAACCAGGGCTTCGCCACCCTCAACACCGGCAACACCTTCCGCCTCTACGGAATCA
Protein-coding sequences here:
- a CDS encoding DUF4394 domain-containing protein, with protein sequence MRTRKSTIALSVAVAAALSTPVLASADGDMHGMDRMDHKSLTAIGLTSDQRLVEFMVDRPAKTMSIGKVSGLKGDTKIVGIDFRVQNEKLYGVGDKGGVYTLSTGNAKAMKVSQLTVALAGARFGVDFNPAANRLRVISDTGQNLRHNIDDNAAPLTTTVDGPLTNPTTPPSTAMGVTGAAYTNNDLNAATATSLFDIDTTADRVSLQSPANAGTLAPTGTFGVNAGPDAGFDIYFAPKQGTNQGFATLNTGNTFRLYGINLLTGAAHDMGAFPKDRQVTDIALPLNQN
- a CDS encoding ArsB/NhaD family transporter, with translation MSDWHSWAAVAVFAGAYILIISEWVHRVAAALGGAGLMLAIGATDDNAAFHSDKTGIDWNVIFLLLGMMMIVGVLKRTGLFEYLAIWSVKKARARPFRVMAMLVVITAVASALLDNVTTVLLVAPVTLLVCDRLKLSPVPFLLAEVFASNIGGTATLVGDPPNIIIASRAGLTFNDFLIHLAPLAAVLTVVLVLLCRVMFAEYFVYDEKRAAELMELREREAITEPRLLVQGLGVLALVVAGFVLHPVLHYEPSVVALLGAGLLVAISKVETGEVLGEVEWPTLAFFAGLFVMVGALIETGVIGDLAGSLADAIGGNELGGSMLLLGGSAILSGIVDNIPYVATMAPITSELVTNMGGNPDHVMWWALALGADLGGNATAIGASANVVVLGIAERNRHPISFWQFTKYGLIVTAVTIAVSALYLWLRYFALA
- a CDS encoding cation:proton antiporter, translating into MVLVAVFGASLLIAVLLSGLAARTVLSTSLLFLLGGALVSDGFLGLVHITADSEIVAVTADLALFAVLFTDGMHVSLPKLRRNWKNPARALGLGMPLAMAGMALITHYLVGLDWTTSFLVGAVLAPTDPVFASAIVGRKEVPAKLRQLLNVESGINDGLALPVVLILIAAAGPTSGQAQVSVGTIGLELGLGLVFGIVLPLAIAGLVRLRLLGAEPKLQPLLPLATGIILYGLCHLTDANPYLAAFSAGAVLASVSPAAKTVFEPLGEALSELAKFAALLVFGALLTPALFGDLSGGGYVAVVLAIVLIRPASFLVSLLGARIERREKLVAAWFGPKGFASVVYGLLVLQAGIPRGEEAYTLIAVCIAFSIIAHSSTDVPIARLFHVDDLAGIPTGLDAPQPSVPSVPAPSSAPDQEKHHASP
- a CDS encoding AraC family transcriptional regulator, with amino-acid sequence MDVLTDVLAVTKTGGTATARLSASAPWGVEMSDVPVAAFHAVIQGACWLRLPGMEPVQLVAGDITLMASGGGHALSSEPTGPLTSLEDVLRAQPDGSSPEVVIPGPGPAAKVICGGYRYSSQASHPLLSLLPPVVHLPADQSPGRRDLADCLRMLASELLERGPGSQTLIDRLVDVLLVHIVRQWLTSHDDAGASWLRGLRDPEVAATITLMHEQPAHSWTIEELARRGGVSRATLIRRFTALVGEPPQSYLTRWRMELAARSLREGREPLSAIAGSIGYTSEFAFSRAFTRARGESPGRYRSAHRAGLPQP
- a CDS encoding DM13 domain-containing protein, giving the protein MVAATLMLGVGLYWFQPWKLWQDATVHEALPAAAPSAPAPGTTPSPTTPSAAPSAPAGPQTLAQGALISHEHTTTGTAKLIRLPDGSRTLRLENLDTSNGPDLRVWLTDAPVKEGEAGWSVFDDGKHVSLGKLKGNKGDQNYEIPADVNLADYSSVTIWCDRFDVSFGAAALATV
- a CDS encoding flotillin family protein, translating into MSPVVISVVGVVVLLVLLALVVVTRYKVAGPSEAFIITGRRGKKSTDPETGRTSTDNTGQKVVVGGGVFVVPFVQQRYTLDLSSRHIPIAVRGAVTLRGIKANLEGVAIVKVGGNEDAIRAAAQRFLQQQDGIVGFTQEVLSGALRAIVGRMSVEDIIRDRAAFAGQVAEEAEASLSGQGLVLDAFQIQDITTEGSYLEDLGRPEAARAKQEADIAEANSRRAAEQARLKAEEEIAVAERTLYLRQAEIKAETDAAAAQANAAGPLADADRQQQILAEQEKVAERQAALTDRQLDTQVRKPADARRYQAEQEAEALRVARVKQAEAERLAAIAAAQGEAERARLTGEGEKQRRSALAEAEAIEGAKRGEAERARRAAIAEAVRLEGDAEAAAILARGSAEAEAMRKKAEAFETYGDAAMIQMMVEALPQVVAKAAEPLSAIDKMTVISTDGASRLSRTVTDNVAQGMELLSSTTGVDLAQLLKGLTAPKASAVPESPAPNGKIEIAG
- a CDS encoding CBS domain-containing protein, producing MPARELAEPYPHVTIDDTAVDAVRLLAEQNLPALLVLDTDGAPYAVVPGSQLVRQLVPEYVMEDPLLAAVIDDRHAEALADDLAGKTVAEWLPRRTFKPPYVGPDAGALQIAAVMARSHVPLVAVLERDGKESRLLGVVTAAALMRHLLASGGQA
- a CDS encoding TetR/AcrR family transcriptional regulator; the protein is MAAVATREQIVAAADRLFYHHGYEHTSFADIAGAVGLSRGNFYYHFKSKDAILDAVIDARLADTRRMLDQWEAEAPTPAGRIMRYVEIVLTNRADILDYGCPVGTLTTELAKLEHAMLGQAGRLFTLFRTWLREQFALLGPAEQADELAMHVLAFSQGVAVMANAFHDEAFIQREVDRMRDWLHTYEK
- a CDS encoding YciI family protein, with amino-acid sequence MRDHMFVVLLRFSDNKAAAGQHMAGHQEWIQRGLEDGVFLLVGGIQPGLGGAVLAHNTSPEELSKRVDEDPFVAQDVVTAEIIEIAPGMADERLSFLL
- a CDS encoding PucR family transcriptional regulator, producing the protein MVESQTPENHLAGYAETLLHACATGRRLTRDELESRRAEGERAAEAGLPLRALIRDHLAAAQAVRPLPEPGPLLAAVEQAVDAFVEGYERAQQQAVRQEEAARREFIDDLLYGGSDLGRLAERAERFGLRLSQSHGVAVATGPEPYGDGYPVARGIESAVLARFPGRQILLTTKDGRLICVAPGDQPDVLAYFAKRAYAATDGGRVAIGRPHPGAGGVVHSYEEALNALDLARRMGLEGPVLHAADLLVFPVLTRDRQAMADLVESTLGPLREARGGARPLLDTLNAYFDSGCVSTEAARRLSLSVRALTYRLDRIHTRTGADPADPLNRYTLQTAVIGARLLGWPDGEA